In Bacteriovorax stolpii, a single genomic region encodes these proteins:
- a CDS encoding metal-sensitive transcriptional regulator, whose translation MAKKKSSSKKRAIEPHIHHNHPNHTRHLKQLARVRGQVDGIEKMITEGRYCIDIINQLKSISAGVKIIESAIFEAHLKSCVQEAFASNNPDEIEDKINEINKLVYGPKSKG comes from the coding sequence ATGGCTAAGAAAAAATCTAGCTCAAAAAAGAGAGCGATCGAACCACACATTCATCATAATCATCCAAACCATACACGCCACTTAAAACAATTGGCACGTGTTAGAGGACAAGTTGATGGTATCGAAAAGATGATAACGGAAGGCAGATATTGCATAGATATAATTAATCAGCTTAAATCCATAAGTGCCGGTGTAAAGATAATTGAATCAGCTATTTTTGAAGCTCATTTGAAAAGTTGTGTTCAAGAGGCTTTTGCTTCAAATAATCCAGATGAGATTGAAGATAAAATCAATGAAATTAATAAACTAGTATATGGCCCTAAGTCGAAAGGATGA
- a CDS encoding helix-turn-helix transcriptional regulator: MNNSALILEKKCYINSGIENENFQAQLFNNLIWGIDEVSRFTSYTKGTIYNLVSEGDIPYRKRRGRLWFIPNEILKWMKGEL; the protein is encoded by the coding sequence ATGAATAATTCAGCTCTCATTTTAGAAAAAAAATGCTATATTAATTCTGGCATTGAAAATGAAAATTTTCAGGCCCAGCTCTTTAACAATTTAATATGGGGAATTGATGAGGTATCTCGTTTCACCTCTTACACTAAGGGTACAATCTACAACTTAGTTTCTGAGGGCGATATACCATATAGAAAAAGGCGCGGAAGGCTCTGGTTCATTCCAAACGAAATCCTTAAATGGATGAAGGGGGAATTATGA
- a CDS encoding helix-turn-helix domain-containing protein, giving the protein MSIEHTQIGERIRKARLAKQMKQSDLDIDAQLPSTAISKIERGSREITTSELIRIARALGTPVDSLTGNSDGFIYSEEIKIVEALREIPFEDYKRIISMLEASVYYTAKDADMNKKDSLLDLVSSLASFMKNDQRPRPIEKNYNNEKDIKKLKNLH; this is encoded by the coding sequence ATGAGTATTGAACACACACAAATTGGTGAACGTATAAGGAAAGCTCGTCTTGCAAAACAGATGAAGCAGTCTGATTTAGATATAGATGCTCAGTTACCTAGTACGGCCATTTCAAAAATTGAACGAGGTAGTAGAGAGATTACAACGAGTGAGTTGATTAGAATTGCTCGTGCTCTTGGCACTCCCGTTGATTCGCTAACAGGTAATAGTGACGGCTTTATTTATAGTGAAGAGATTAAGATTGTAGAAGCATTAAGAGAAATTCCTTTTGAAGATTATAAAAGGATCATTTCAATGCTTGAGGCATCTGTCTATTACACTGCTAAAGATGCAGATATGAACAAAAAGGATTCTCTTCTTGATCTGGTATCAAGTCTTGCTTCATTTATGAAAAATGATCAAAGGCCTAGACCAATTGAGAAGAATTATAATAACGAAAAAGATATTAAAAAATTAAAAAATTTACACTGA
- a CDS encoding TrbI/VirB10 family protein, protein MKLILIAFIFLAVAEGKITFLESQEKMIPKKEKIKSRPTIENFNLLKKLSSQNEKLLELLKRKSSEDTPLIWDGTKKIETTKVIRGMLLNSVVSTNLESPLLVESIDNSSLPAGTRFKCSGITKNKRVLTVCDKMITPTKELSVKVQILNLDGSAGLRGEYNDGKDSYIAGAVISDFAKGVLSASKNKLAVPLGIVDADSEKNKILEGLANSASTTSDILLDEMKSQEPKVFIQAGKPVLIFFMEGLNAY, encoded by the coding sequence ATGAAGCTAATTTTAATTGCTTTTATTTTTCTTGCGGTTGCAGAAGGAAAAATTACTTTTTTAGAATCTCAGGAAAAGATGATTCCTAAAAAAGAAAAAATTAAATCTCGTCCGACCATAGAGAATTTTAACCTACTCAAGAAACTGTCTTCTCAAAATGAAAAGCTTTTAGAGTTATTAAAAAGAAAAAGCTCAGAAGACACACCTTTAATCTGGGATGGAACAAAAAAGATAGAAACGACCAAAGTCATCAGAGGAATGCTTTTAAATTCTGTTGTCTCAACAAACTTAGAATCCCCTCTTTTAGTTGAATCTATCGACAATTCTTCTCTGCCAGCAGGAACTCGATTCAAATGCTCTGGTATAACTAAGAACAAAAGAGTTTTAACTGTTTGTGACAAAATGATCACTCCAACCAAGGAACTTTCTGTAAAGGTTCAAATCTTAAACCTTGATGGAAGCGCAGGACTAAGAGGTGAATACAATGATGGAAAGGATTCTTATATCGCTGGCGCAGTTATTTCAGACTTTGCTAAGGGAGTCTTGAGTGCATCTAAAAACAAGCTGGCAGTTCCTCTAGGTATCGTTGATGCAGATTCGGAAAAAAACAAAATACTCGAAGGACTGGCCAATTCAGCTTCAACGACGAGTGACATTCTACTCGATGAGATGAAGTCCCAAGAACCTAAGGTTTTTATTCAAGCAGGAAAGCCAGTTCTAATCTTTTTTATGGAGGGTCTAAATGCGTATTAG
- a CDS encoding NUDIX hydrolase — protein sequence MKITKWKTVSSEVALKANIFRYVKVKSESPTTGKVGDFDIIQCLNWVNIIAVTKDKKVVLIKQYRHGTDQVTVEIPGGAVHFNEDVFLAAQRELREETGYSSSNWKHIGRVDANPAFMNNYCDTYLALDAEKTHDQEFDPFEEIEVYLRDLKDIPQLVGSGEISHSLVVAAFYFLTAAGEA from the coding sequence GTGAAAATCACCAAGTGGAAAACAGTAAGTTCTGAAGTCGCATTAAAAGCTAATATCTTTCGTTATGTGAAAGTTAAAAGTGAGTCACCGACAACCGGAAAGGTGGGGGACTTTGACATTATTCAATGTTTAAACTGGGTGAACATTATTGCGGTCACTAAAGATAAAAAAGTTGTGCTTATTAAACAATACCGACACGGGACTGATCAGGTCACGGTTGAAATCCCAGGTGGAGCTGTTCATTTTAACGAAGATGTTTTCCTGGCCGCTCAAAGAGAGCTGCGTGAAGAGACGGGTTATTCTTCTTCAAACTGGAAGCATATCGGACGCGTAGACGCCAATCCGGCCTTTATGAACAACTACTGTGACACTTACCTTGCCCTGGATGCAGAGAAGACTCACGACCAGGAATTTGACCCGTTTGAAGAGATCGAAGTTTACCTTCGAGACCTAAAGGACATCCCCCAACTGGTTGGGTCAGGGGAGATTTCTCATTCTTTAGTTGTGGCCGCTTTTTATTTTTTAACTGCTGCTGGAGAGGCCTGA
- a CDS encoding single-stranded DNA-binding protein, with the protein MNDQHPEIVTGRLGKDPYLAYSKKGNPICELSVGLKSEQNLTFWRKVVVFGKLAELCKVHLKKGQEVFVRGPVKLQKFITKEGHEKEYLEINAFSIGQSLL; encoded by the coding sequence ATGAACGATCAACACCCAGAGATTGTTACCGGAAGATTAGGAAAAGACCCTTATCTTGCTTATTCAAAAAAAGGAAATCCTATCTGTGAATTATCAGTAGGACTTAAGTCCGAACAAAATTTAACTTTTTGGAGAAAGGTCGTTGTTTTTGGAAAACTAGCTGAACTTTGTAAGGTTCATTTAAAAAAAGGGCAAGAAGTTTTTGTGCGTGGCCCAGTAAAACTTCAAAAATTTATAACCAAAGAAGGCCATGAAAAAGAGTACTTAGAAATCAATGCGTTTTCTATTGGACAATCACTACTTTAA
- a CDS encoding VirB4 family type IV secretion system protein — protein MSQLKDNDLEAFYENFHMELKTFKEECFYKFFYVDDVLYLNTNDENINRLNHKLEVIHNPLSVLFKEYDMYRDLEVFDDYLVIGHRFIRLLNLYELPSSINPCFLEAFGDHVLSIKKFESEKAKKKLNLKRKIHFSLSQELLRNIESEKAFVQNENLLEDVTTGSEIVFSMEGWFIVQSNNLAELNSKTFKLYERAKLFDLKLLAEGRGLAYFFSTLIPGVNPSMKREHLAPARFVSGLLPFPNEYLYDQGLSLHSRNNRELLIDLFHPDNIYYNALITGTLGQGKSVFANNILFEEICNGTKAVVLDLGNSFKKTVDYLGGVSLPQSFNPLQFKDPDYLKAFVMSIVDDDFLSSVEKGRLFEVLKEMDYSKVKKFADFISELEKNFNNIKYFFNELEDSFNDDEYTSPYLLYVDLTLYPDRIKAPLIIYLIEHFKHTTGKRIFLLDECWNLLENQGQFIAESFRTFRKHGASAIAISQNLEDFLSTPLGRVIYQTTFFKFIFRQETSGEFLTDHQKDMVLSLQSKKKVYSEFLLISDFHQKICRFYSSPFKFYLFNSDKVERERFEAFRKERENLLDFKEILNQYIFLNTGVQL, from the coding sequence TTGAGTCAATTAAAAGATAATGACTTGGAGGCATTTTATGAGAACTTCCACATGGAGCTAAAAACATTTAAAGAAGAATGTTTTTATAAGTTCTTCTATGTTGATGATGTTCTTTATTTGAATACAAATGATGAAAATATCAATCGTTTAAATCACAAGCTCGAAGTTATTCATAATCCCCTGTCTGTGCTCTTTAAAGAATATGATATGTATAGAGATTTGGAAGTCTTCGATGACTATCTAGTAATAGGCCATAGATTCATTCGCCTTTTAAACCTATACGAACTTCCAAGCTCAATTAATCCATGTTTTTTAGAAGCATTCGGGGATCATGTTCTTTCAATTAAGAAATTTGAATCTGAAAAAGCAAAAAAGAAATTAAATCTTAAGAGAAAAATTCATTTTTCTCTATCACAGGAACTCTTAAGAAATATCGAATCAGAAAAGGCTTTTGTTCAGAACGAAAATCTTTTAGAGGACGTAACTACGGGATCTGAAATCGTCTTTTCAATGGAAGGATGGTTTATAGTACAAAGTAACAATCTTGCCGAGCTAAATAGCAAAACCTTTAAATTGTATGAAAGGGCAAAACTATTTGACTTGAAGCTTTTGGCCGAAGGAAGAGGATTGGCTTATTTTTTTTCGACTCTCATTCCTGGAGTGAATCCATCGATGAAACGAGAGCACCTAGCTCCTGCTAGATTTGTAAGCGGTCTTCTTCCTTTTCCAAATGAATATTTATATGACCAAGGCCTTAGTCTTCATTCTCGAAATAATAGAGAACTGTTAATTGATTTATTTCATCCAGACAATATTTATTACAATGCTTTAATCACAGGAACATTAGGACAAGGGAAGTCAGTATTTGCAAATAATATTCTATTTGAAGAAATATGCAATGGAACTAAAGCAGTTGTACTTGACCTTGGAAACTCATTTAAAAAGACTGTGGACTATTTAGGAGGCGTCAGCTTACCCCAATCATTTAACCCTCTTCAATTTAAAGACCCTGATTATCTTAAGGCCTTTGTAATGAGTATTGTCGATGATGATTTTCTATCCTCTGTAGAAAAAGGACGTCTTTTTGAAGTTCTAAAAGAAATGGATTATTCAAAAGTTAAAAAGTTTGCTGACTTCATAAGTGAGCTAGAGAAAAACTTTAACAACATTAAGTATTTCTTTAATGAGCTTGAAGATTCATTTAACGATGATGAATATACTTCCCCTTACCTGCTATATGTTGATCTGACTCTTTATCCAGATCGAATTAAAGCTCCCCTAATTATTTATCTAATTGAGCACTTTAAGCACACAACTGGAAAAAGAATTTTTTTATTAGATGAATGTTGGAATCTTTTAGAAAATCAAGGCCAATTTATTGCTGAGAGTTTCAGAACTTTTAGAAAGCATGGAGCCTCTGCAATTGCAATTTCTCAAAACTTAGAGGATTTCCTGTCAACTCCGCTTGGAAGAGTCATTTATCAAACGACATTCTTCAAATTTATTTTTAGACAAGAAACAAGTGGAGAATTTTTAACAGATCATCAAAAAGATATGGTGCTATCACTTCAATCTAAGAAAAAGGTTTACTCTGAATTCCTCTTAATTTCGGACTTTCATCAAAAAATTTGTAGGTTTTATTCAAGTCCTTTTAAATTCTATCTCTTTAACTCAGACAAAGTAGAACGTGAAAGATTCGAAGCTTTCAGAAAAGAAAGAGAAAACCTTTTAGACTTCAAAGAAATTCTTAATCAGTACATATTTTTAAATACAGGAGTACAACTATGA
- a CDS encoding type IV secretory system conjugative DNA transfer family protein, which yields MVKDNKRTSPGLDLVTPIVEILNELGTELFKWLFELGKFIYKKWRKNHFEISKIEEKHLFKTKVTENPKSIGYSTNTKKELALSEIDFSKHSFIVGAAGFGKTNLISLLQEHSLQCQRPIIFIDPKGDLEALETFKSLCESYKRTCYIFSEHHKSSISLNPFREGSINQVTDRIISAFDWTEPYYKNVSTDALTKALKVIQNSQKPYSLSNIVQVLEESFNTKESLGLRVMLNQINESDFGKILVENEKTKTFLDIREEKACLYIGLSTQGYGETAYTLGKVFLGELLYASYFKLITEKNSHKSMKESISVFFDEFGALVTPRFIELQNKCRGAGIQLYMAVQSASDIDKIDPNLTLQILENASNLFILKQRMEYGATLFANSIGTKLTKKYTKQTDQGEANGMGTVREANELLVHPDIIKNLRVGQCVLLRHNPTKLDLINLRSRKIEIEQEQEVDKKKEEMKEPKSDPKQTKKKAF from the coding sequence GTGGTTAAAGATAATAAGCGCACATCCCCTGGACTCGATTTGGTGACTCCAATTGTAGAAATACTGAATGAACTAGGCACAGAGCTGTTCAAATGGCTTTTTGAATTAGGAAAATTTATCTATAAGAAATGGAGAAAGAATCACTTTGAAATTTCAAAGATTGAAGAAAAGCATCTTTTCAAAACTAAGGTTACTGAGAATCCTAAGTCTATTGGATACTCAACTAACACCAAGAAGGAACTAGCACTATCAGAAATTGATTTCTCTAAACATTCTTTTATAGTTGGGGCCGCTGGATTTGGCAAAACAAACCTTATCTCACTTCTTCAGGAGCATTCACTTCAATGCCAAAGGCCTATCATCTTTATTGATCCAAAAGGAGACCTCGAAGCACTCGAAACATTCAAATCTCTTTGTGAAAGCTATAAACGCACTTGCTATATATTTTCTGAACATCACAAGAGTTCAATCAGCTTAAACCCCTTTAGAGAAGGCTCTATAAATCAGGTTACAGATAGAATTATTTCAGCCTTTGATTGGACTGAGCCATATTATAAAAATGTCTCTACTGATGCACTCACAAAGGCCCTTAAAGTTATTCAAAATTCTCAAAAGCCATATTCACTTTCAAACATTGTGCAAGTTCTCGAAGAATCTTTTAATACAAAAGAATCTTTAGGACTAAGAGTAATGTTAAACCAAATAAATGAATCAGACTTTGGTAAAATTCTTGTTGAAAACGAAAAGACTAAAACTTTTTTAGATATTAGAGAGGAAAAAGCCTGTCTTTACATTGGTCTTTCGACGCAGGGATATGGAGAAACAGCTTACACATTAGGAAAAGTATTTTTAGGAGAACTATTATATGCCTCTTACTTCAAGTTAATTACTGAAAAGAACTCTCACAAATCTATGAAGGAATCCATTTCAGTTTTTTTCGACGAGTTTGGAGCCTTGGTTACTCCTCGTTTCATAGAACTTCAAAACAAATGTAGAGGTGCAGGAATCCAGCTTTACATGGCAGTGCAATCAGCTTCAGACATTGATAAGATTGACCCAAATCTAACTCTTCAAATTTTAGAAAATGCCTCAAATCTATTTATTTTAAAACAAAGAATGGAATACGGAGCAACTCTCTTTGCAAATTCAATCGGAACAAAGCTTACTAAAAAATACACTAAGCAAACAGATCAGGGTGAAGCTAACGGAATGGGAACCGTCAGAGAGGCAAATGAACTTTTAGTCCATCCAGATATAATTAAAAACCTAAGAGTCGGGCAATGTGTACTTCTTCGTCACAATCCCACCAAGTTAGACTTAATAAATCTTAGGTCTAGAAAAATAGAAATCGAACAAGAACAGGAGGTTGATAAAAAGAAAGAAGAGATGAAAGAGCCAAAGAGTGATCCTAAACAAACGAAGAAAAAAGCTTTTTGA
- a CDS encoding Fpg/Nei family DNA glycosylase: MPELPEVETIKNQINPILPLKIEAAIFSPLTKRIVKQMDFDPTGFTITKIRRHAKWLIFDLAPHGHILSHLGMSGSWQMSHAPLSEKHGHIEFIDKNKSEFGVLTYIDPRRFGHLYVLNDENFKKKEDSLPIDISSPDFDKEQIALTLYSHPHKPIKPFLLDQKAFPGVGNYMASEICARAGILPTRLAGDIEADEIEKMKAAMDVVISGAVETKGTTFSGGYRDANGSKGEGVKHLVVFYQYHCQMCLERGKVTKIIKTTMAGRGTYHCPVCQK, encoded by the coding sequence ATTCCTGAACTACCCGAAGTCGAAACCATCAAAAACCAAATCAACCCCATCCTCCCTCTCAAAATAGAGGCCGCGATCTTCTCTCCCTTAACCAAGAGAATCGTCAAACAAATGGACTTCGACCCAACAGGCTTCACTATCACTAAAATCCGAAGACACGCCAAATGGCTCATCTTCGATCTGGCCCCGCACGGCCACATACTCTCTCACCTCGGAATGAGCGGCTCATGGCAAATGTCCCACGCCCCACTTTCTGAAAAGCACGGACACATTGAATTCATCGACAAAAATAAATCCGAGTTTGGAGTTCTGACTTATATTGACCCAAGACGCTTTGGTCATCTTTATGTTTTAAATGATGAGAACTTTAAAAAGAAAGAAGACTCTCTTCCTATCGACATCTCAAGCCCAGACTTCGATAAAGAGCAGATCGCCCTTACCCTTTACTCTCACCCTCATAAACCAATTAAACCTTTCCTACTCGATCAAAAGGCCTTCCCGGGTGTGGGAAATTATATGGCCTCTGAAATCTGTGCGCGCGCAGGAATTCTTCCAACAAGACTTGCTGGTGATATTGAAGCCGATGAAATCGAAAAGATGAAAGCGGCCATGGATGTCGTTATAAGTGGCGCCGTTGAAACAAAGGGCACAACCTTTAGTGGTGGGTATAGAGACGCTAACGGATCTAAAGGCGAAGGTGTAAAACACTTAGTCGTCTTCTATCAGTATCACTGTCAAATGTGTCTGGAAAGAGGCAAGGTCACGAAGATCATTAAGACCACGATGGCCGGCAGAGGGACATATCACTGTCCCGTCTGCCAAAAGTAA
- a CDS encoding site-specific integrase — MSKKGYAKVKGSEGIYKQQNSGKYLAMKKIDSKQHQQSFDTIFEAKQWRKYFNGVSFISPSESEENNSNFSTLKEVWEVMQKHHFPTLATSTKDIWLRRYELLKSIEHLPMDKITPSKFTSWVNQYTEHFKNDEYQRERGQAGRCNLNNELNLFVTIFNWYKQSEQFEKEAILLTCPVKTKHRKLGFIKPVPDKKKQIDLQSAYLFFDYLSPMYRDLAMMQFYCAGRIGEICGIQWSNIDMKNRRMLIKHSSIFSSGDKTFLELKPFPKNKEARPVFITNEIMDILKRREVFKISGNDFVFHVEGSPLNYCTIQLNYREAQRKSGVTYTGTHILRHGMAKLARQVGGGLDAVLAMTGHKDLKLADHYSKSNEDDQKHFSEMVMEHIRKTMQKDDSFQASLENVVSLKNFKKVNNL, encoded by the coding sequence ATGAGCAAAAAAGGTTATGCAAAAGTTAAAGGTTCTGAAGGTATTTATAAGCAACAAAACTCAGGAAAGTATCTTGCTATGAAAAAGATCGATAGCAAGCAACATCAACAGAGCTTTGATACCATCTTCGAAGCAAAGCAATGGAGAAAATACTTTAATGGTGTTTCTTTCATTTCGCCTTCAGAATCAGAAGAAAATAATTCCAATTTTTCGACACTCAAAGAAGTTTGGGAGGTGATGCAGAAGCATCACTTCCCTACTCTAGCTACAAGCACTAAAGATATTTGGTTACGTCGCTATGAACTTCTAAAAAGTATCGAGCACCTACCAATGGATAAAATCACTCCTTCGAAGTTTACTTCTTGGGTGAATCAGTACACTGAACACTTTAAAAATGATGAGTACCAAAGGGAGCGTGGCCAAGCTGGAAGATGCAATTTAAACAATGAACTTAATTTATTTGTAACAATTTTTAATTGGTACAAACAAAGTGAGCAATTTGAAAAAGAAGCAATCCTTTTAACTTGTCCGGTGAAAACAAAACATCGGAAACTTGGATTTATTAAACCTGTACCTGACAAGAAAAAACAAATTGACCTACAAAGTGCTTATCTGTTTTTCGATTATTTAAGTCCTATGTATCGTGACCTAGCGATGATGCAATTTTATTGTGCAGGTCGAATTGGAGAAATTTGCGGTATTCAATGGAGTAATATTGATATGAAAAATAGACGAATGTTAATTAAGCATTCAAGCATCTTTAGTTCTGGCGATAAAACTTTCTTAGAACTAAAACCATTTCCGAAAAACAAAGAGGCAAGACCAGTATTTATCACGAACGAAATTATGGATATTTTAAAGCGTCGTGAGGTCTTCAAAATTTCTGGAAATGATTTTGTATTTCACGTTGAAGGAAGTCCACTTAACTACTGCACCATTCAATTAAACTACAGAGAGGCACAGAGAAAAAGTGGCGTTACCTACACTGGAACACATATTCTAAGACATGGTATGGCCAAACTAGCTAGGCAAGTCGGTGGTGGCTTAGATGCAGTACTCGCAATGACTGGGCATAAAGATTTAAAGCTTGCTGATCATTACTCAAAAAGCAATGAGGACGATCAAAAGCATTTCTCGGAGATGGTTATGGAGCATATTCGTAAGACAATGCAAAAGGATGATTCATTCCAAGCCAGCCTAGAAAATGTTGTCTCACTAAAGAACTTCAAGAAAGTGAACAATTTATAA
- a CDS encoding MFS transporter produces MNSTSKSRLVLGLRGYGAMLFSIAASPVLYNAGVSFKTISIGYGFLYVVLALFEIPTGIWADLFGTKKSTIIGGLIQTFSLFLFLLSDKGPIVVITSFAVYGIGSSFISGALSALLYSNAKSEEVSAFDSNKYFSIIEKTSVASYILASASVGFLSKWLGLKSFAVAGIIYLISVLFVLVSVHEEQVKKSHKKISEFMAQAFSGLKYISKNHELKILLPVRMLNQIESILGILWLPWIKSLGGSDLWFSALATGSYLSRYAVNHYYSKKVKPTSFMPRIQASLLVMGLGASICAVTSNVYFGLIGVWIMAGARGVFLPATQAIQHDSFPDDIRSTGLSMMNFSVEAMIAISYFVSSSWIDGLSASHAWWISVSAFLLSVLFVVFLKEKAHEN; encoded by the coding sequence ATGAATTCTACTAGCAAATCTAGATTAGTTTTAGGGCTTAGAGGCTACGGGGCGATGCTATTTAGTATCGCTGCCTCTCCCGTTCTTTATAATGCCGGAGTAAGCTTCAAAACTATCTCTATTGGTTACGGCTTTCTTTATGTCGTCCTGGCATTGTTTGAAATACCTACTGGTATTTGGGCCGATTTATTCGGTACTAAAAAATCAACTATCATCGGTGGTTTGATTCAAACTTTTTCCTTATTCTTGTTCCTTTTATCTGACAAAGGGCCAATTGTAGTAATCACTTCATTTGCAGTTTATGGAATAGGCTCTAGTTTTATATCAGGGGCACTTTCAGCTCTGCTTTATTCAAATGCTAAGAGCGAAGAGGTTAGTGCATTTGATTCGAATAAGTACTTTTCCATAATTGAAAAGACATCAGTTGCTAGTTATATATTGGCAAGTGCCTCTGTTGGTTTTCTTTCAAAATGGCTAGGGCTAAAGTCTTTCGCGGTTGCAGGAATAATTTATCTTATTTCAGTTTTGTTTGTTCTCGTTTCGGTACACGAAGAACAAGTTAAAAAATCTCATAAAAAAATTAGTGAGTTCATGGCCCAAGCTTTTTCAGGATTGAAATACATTTCTAAGAATCATGAATTGAAAATTCTTCTACCAGTAAGAATGTTAAATCAAATAGAATCAATTCTTGGGATACTATGGCTACCTTGGATTAAAAGTTTAGGTGGCAGTGATTTGTGGTTTTCAGCACTAGCTACTGGGTCATATCTATCAAGATATGCAGTTAATCATTATTACTCTAAAAAAGTTAAGCCAACTTCTTTTATGCCGAGAATTCAAGCGTCACTTTTAGTAATGGGACTTGGAGCGAGTATTTGTGCAGTAACGAGCAATGTTTATTTTGGGTTAATTGGCGTTTGGATTATGGCAGGAGCACGAGGAGTATTTCTTCCTGCAACACAAGCGATTCAACACGATTCTTTTCCTGATGATATTCGATCAACTGGTTTATCTATGATGAATTTTTCAGTAGAGGCCATGATAGCTATAAGTTATTTTGTAAGTAGTTCGTGGATTGATGGACTCTCTGCAAGTCATGCTTGGTGGATTTCAGTAAGTGCGTTTTTACTATCTGTTTTATTTGTTGTTTTTCTAAAGGAGAAAGCACATGAAAATTAA